The following proteins come from a genomic window of Maniola jurtina chromosome 15, ilManJurt1.1, whole genome shotgun sequence:
- the LOC123872825 gene encoding uncharacterized protein LOC123872825 isoform X2 has product MYDPWDVKSVRQSNQYMSCMKINGVPLLPPVLSKECRKEMQYYKLLAKEVEKRIQTLRPLITESDTESSDDKTDAPDLPDSEHSYELSQDDVQSSSNANNDKVKAVTTEKCLDDCEISRVQASNTFDNITSNFDTDSTCSKLSSKFVIDLSLSVNETGKNLLDSQNSPADDLPERDCDCPQKETKVLTNSDSNNGFDSTIKDEKLSFSVSINKNILKDPSDAHFNHNGPSSLSSKSFTGSLDDIHMESIKTSQAAPLVRQRSYTVLIPSPMLLAHLEVQSINTGVEVTSISMSESLSNISNTNKKRRSWDLESAKQKWSSMALELKKKNIISNSKSAYSTAKNVSVKPVRKVQSTQPKARSLAQERLKRSPPKSMNRSEPIQKPKKAVSPIRNSHPAQNTVKTPATQTANHKKEMENKKQKPISESEDPATRVRELYEKIQKQQLIQMANLVEKQKKEQMLLQQVFEEQNNLLFTQLKTICPKSPNEVKEAWPDKNSEIPDRGPVSLSQVINHKPQQNTCDSPVLSTLNETNNYLNYCDNILKKSRDITGSIKKQTTKNTNDHEKIHSSNQPPEGSRTRTHSPVRKNTPTSRKLTYETSASSDREYDPILTDRTNDTMADLNVTFPSDHSEECQPFMHNSGHSSGHNTIRGSIMESPLTAPVMAASCRSTDRAIRSMEETIQNSINSMCCRTNKKFVTRPPTAQERAAATKIVAYAKGYLVRRLMKTERVQATVQTIKDALLCALQLHQDREGIRGADVDLHRRLIQQITAACYSLHDTFVASSAEERCALIAADRSRRRLLAARLSPAPLTPSRPYRPADI; this is encoded by the exons ATGTACGACCCGTGGGATGTGAAATCGGTGAGGCAATCAAACCAATACATGTCTTGTATGAAGATAAATGGGGTGCCACTTCTACCGCCTGTC TTGTCTAAAGAATGCCGTAAAGAGATGcaatattataaactattaGCAAAAGAAGTCGAAAAACGAATACAAACCCTAAGACCATTGATAACCGAGAGTGATACTGAATCCAGCGATGATAAAACTGATGCTCCTGACCTTCCTGACTCTGAACACAGTTATGAACTATCCCAAGATGATGTTCAAAGCAGTTCCAATGCTAATAACGATAAAGTAAAAGCAGTAACTACTGAAAAGTGCCTGGATGATTGTGAAATTAGCAGAGTTCAAGCAAGTAACACTTTTGATAACATCACTTCAAACTTTGATACAGACAGTACATGCTCTAAATTATCGTCCAAGTTTGTGATAGATCTTAGTTTGAGTGTCAATGAAACTGGTAAAAATTTACTTGACAGTCAAAACTCTCCCGCTGATGATTTGCCTGAACGCGATTGTGATTGCCCTCAGAAAGAAACTAAGGTGTTAACTAATTCTGATAGTAATAATGGTTTTGATAGCACTATCAAAGATGAAAAATTAAGCTTCAGTGTCAgcatcaataaaaatattttaaaagatccATCTGATGCACATTTCAACCACAATGGCCCATCATCCCTGAGTTCTAAAAGCTTTACCGGTTCCCTTGACGATATTCACATGGAAAGCATAAAAACATCTCAGGCTGCACCTTTAGTAAGACAAAGATCTTATACAGTTCTGATACCGAGCCCCATGCTCCTTGCTCATTTGGAGGTTCAGTCAATTAACACAGGAGTAGAAGTAACATCCATTTCCATGAGTGAATCTCTATCCAACATTagcaatacaaataaaaaacgaAGAAGTTGGGACCTGGAATCCGCTAAACAGAAATGGTCATCTATGGCTTtagaattaaagaaaaaaaatataataagcaaTTCAAAAAGCGCTTATAGTACTGCTAAAAATGTGTCTGTAAAGCCTGTTAGAAAAGTGCAATCTACACAGCCTAAAGCTAGATCACTGGCACAAGAAAGACTGAAGCGTAGTCCACCCAAAAGTATGAATAGATCAGAACCTATACAGAAGCCAAAGAAAGCTGTGAGTCCCATTCGAAATTCCCATCCTGCTCAAAACACTGTCAAAACTCCTGCTACACAAACGGCAAATCacaaaaaagaaatggaaaataaaaaacaaaagccaATCTCAGAATCTGAAGACCCAGCTACCCGCGTCAGGGAGCTCTATGAGAAAATCCAGAAACAGCAACTAATTCAAATGGCGAATCTAGTAGAAAAACAGAAGAAAGAACAAATGTTGCTGCAGCAGGTTTTTGAGGAGCAGAACAATTTGCTTTTCACCCAACTGAAAACAATCTGTCCCAAATCACCAAATGAAGTAAAAGAAGCATGGCCTGATAAAAACAGTGAAATTCCTGATCGAGGACCCGTGAGTTTGAGCCAAGTGATAAACCATAAGCCACAACAAAATACCTGTGATAGTCCAGTCCTTTCAACCTTAAATGAAACAAATAATTACCTTAATTATTGCGATAACATCCTCAAAAAATCCAGAGACATCACTGGAAGCATAAAGAAGCAAACCACTAAAAACACCAATGATCATGAAAAAATTCATAGTTCAAATCAGCCACCCGAAGGTAGTAGAACAAGAACTCACTCTCCTGTACGAAAGAATACGCCAACTTCGAGAAAACTTACGTATGAGACGAGCGCTTCTTCCGATCGAGAATACGATCCAATCTTGACCGATCGAACGAACGACACGATGGCCGATTTGAATGTTACCTTTCCTTCTGATCATAGCGAGGAATGCCAACCTTTCATGCACAATTCCGGTCATAGCTCGGGCCATAATACCATCCGCGGTTCGATCATGGAGAGTCCTCTGACCGCGCCGGTGATGGCAGCGTCGTGCAGGTCGACAGATAGAGCCATCAGAAGTATGGAGGAGACCATACAGAATTCCATCAATAGCATGTGCTGTAGAACCAACAAGAAATTCGTTACGCGACCGCCTACAGCTCAAGAG CGTGCTGCAGCAACCAAAATCGTGGCATATGCAAAGGGTTACCTCGTGCGTCGTCTGATGAAGACGGAACGCGTCCAAGCAACGGTTCAGACCATCAAGGACGCTTTACTATGCGCCCTGCAGTTGCATCAGGATCGCGAGGGGATCCGTGGAGCTGATGTCGATCTACATAGGCGATTGATACAGCAG ATCACAGCGGCATGCTATTCGCTACACGACACATTCGTGGCCAGCTCCGCGGAGGAGAGGTGCGCGCTGATCGCCGCGGACCGCAGCCGCCGCCGCCTGCTGGCCGCGCGGTTGTCGCCCGCACCGCTCACGCCGAGCAGGCCTTACCGACCCGC
- the LOC123872825 gene encoding uncharacterized protein LOC123872825 isoform X1, whose product MYDPWDVKSVRQSNQYMSCMKINGVPLLPPVLSKECRKEMQYYKLLAKEVEKRIQTLRPLITESDTESSDDKTDAPDLPDSEHSYELSQDDVQSSSNANNDKVKAVTTEKCLDDCEISRVQASNTFDNITSNFDTDSTCSKLSSKFVIDLSLSVNETGKNLLDSQNSPADDLPERDCDCPQKETKVLTNSDSNNGFDSTIKDEKLSFSVSINKNILKDPSDAHFNHNGPSSLSSKSFTGSLDDIHMESIKTSQAAPLVRQRSYTVLIPSPMLLAHLEVQSINTGVEVTSISMSESLSNISNTNKKRRSWDLESAKQKWSSMALELKKKNIISNSKSAYSTAKNVSVKPVRKVQSTQPKARSLAQERLKRSPPKSMNRSEPIQKPKKAVSPIRNSHPAQNTVKTPATQTANHKKEMENKKQKPISESEDPATRVRELYEKIQKQQLIQMANLVEKQKKEQMLLQQVFEEQNNLLFTQLKTICPKSPNEVKEAWPDKNSEIPDRGPVSLSQVINHKPQQNTCDSPVLSTLNETNNYLNYCDNILKKSRDITGSIKKQTTKNTNDHEKIHSSNQPPEGSRTRTHSPVRKNTPTSRKLTYETSASSDREYDPILTDRTNDTMADLNVTFPSDHSEECQPFMHNSGHSSGHNTIRGSIMESPLTAPVMAASCRSTDRAIRSMEETIQNSINSMCCRTNKKFVTRPPTAQERAAATKIVAYAKGYLVRRLMKTERVQATVQTIKDALLCALQLHQDREGIRGADVDLHRRLIQQITAACYSLHDTFVASSAEERCALIAADRSRRRLLAARLSPAPLTPSRPYRPADVMSHSHSGAFPARAKRLAPSLMTQSNYETFSGDKSVRRYMPSPRRRPWR is encoded by the exons ATGTACGACCCGTGGGATGTGAAATCGGTGAGGCAATCAAACCAATACATGTCTTGTATGAAGATAAATGGGGTGCCACTTCTACCGCCTGTC TTGTCTAAAGAATGCCGTAAAGAGATGcaatattataaactattaGCAAAAGAAGTCGAAAAACGAATACAAACCCTAAGACCATTGATAACCGAGAGTGATACTGAATCCAGCGATGATAAAACTGATGCTCCTGACCTTCCTGACTCTGAACACAGTTATGAACTATCCCAAGATGATGTTCAAAGCAGTTCCAATGCTAATAACGATAAAGTAAAAGCAGTAACTACTGAAAAGTGCCTGGATGATTGTGAAATTAGCAGAGTTCAAGCAAGTAACACTTTTGATAACATCACTTCAAACTTTGATACAGACAGTACATGCTCTAAATTATCGTCCAAGTTTGTGATAGATCTTAGTTTGAGTGTCAATGAAACTGGTAAAAATTTACTTGACAGTCAAAACTCTCCCGCTGATGATTTGCCTGAACGCGATTGTGATTGCCCTCAGAAAGAAACTAAGGTGTTAACTAATTCTGATAGTAATAATGGTTTTGATAGCACTATCAAAGATGAAAAATTAAGCTTCAGTGTCAgcatcaataaaaatattttaaaagatccATCTGATGCACATTTCAACCACAATGGCCCATCATCCCTGAGTTCTAAAAGCTTTACCGGTTCCCTTGACGATATTCACATGGAAAGCATAAAAACATCTCAGGCTGCACCTTTAGTAAGACAAAGATCTTATACAGTTCTGATACCGAGCCCCATGCTCCTTGCTCATTTGGAGGTTCAGTCAATTAACACAGGAGTAGAAGTAACATCCATTTCCATGAGTGAATCTCTATCCAACATTagcaatacaaataaaaaacgaAGAAGTTGGGACCTGGAATCCGCTAAACAGAAATGGTCATCTATGGCTTtagaattaaagaaaaaaaatataataagcaaTTCAAAAAGCGCTTATAGTACTGCTAAAAATGTGTCTGTAAAGCCTGTTAGAAAAGTGCAATCTACACAGCCTAAAGCTAGATCACTGGCACAAGAAAGACTGAAGCGTAGTCCACCCAAAAGTATGAATAGATCAGAACCTATACAGAAGCCAAAGAAAGCTGTGAGTCCCATTCGAAATTCCCATCCTGCTCAAAACACTGTCAAAACTCCTGCTACACAAACGGCAAATCacaaaaaagaaatggaaaataaaaaacaaaagccaATCTCAGAATCTGAAGACCCAGCTACCCGCGTCAGGGAGCTCTATGAGAAAATCCAGAAACAGCAACTAATTCAAATGGCGAATCTAGTAGAAAAACAGAAGAAAGAACAAATGTTGCTGCAGCAGGTTTTTGAGGAGCAGAACAATTTGCTTTTCACCCAACTGAAAACAATCTGTCCCAAATCACCAAATGAAGTAAAAGAAGCATGGCCTGATAAAAACAGTGAAATTCCTGATCGAGGACCCGTGAGTTTGAGCCAAGTGATAAACCATAAGCCACAACAAAATACCTGTGATAGTCCAGTCCTTTCAACCTTAAATGAAACAAATAATTACCTTAATTATTGCGATAACATCCTCAAAAAATCCAGAGACATCACTGGAAGCATAAAGAAGCAAACCACTAAAAACACCAATGATCATGAAAAAATTCATAGTTCAAATCAGCCACCCGAAGGTAGTAGAACAAGAACTCACTCTCCTGTACGAAAGAATACGCCAACTTCGAGAAAACTTACGTATGAGACGAGCGCTTCTTCCGATCGAGAATACGATCCAATCTTGACCGATCGAACGAACGACACGATGGCCGATTTGAATGTTACCTTTCCTTCTGATCATAGCGAGGAATGCCAACCTTTCATGCACAATTCCGGTCATAGCTCGGGCCATAATACCATCCGCGGTTCGATCATGGAGAGTCCTCTGACCGCGCCGGTGATGGCAGCGTCGTGCAGGTCGACAGATAGAGCCATCAGAAGTATGGAGGAGACCATACAGAATTCCATCAATAGCATGTGCTGTAGAACCAACAAGAAATTCGTTACGCGACCGCCTACAGCTCAAGAG CGTGCTGCAGCAACCAAAATCGTGGCATATGCAAAGGGTTACCTCGTGCGTCGTCTGATGAAGACGGAACGCGTCCAAGCAACGGTTCAGACCATCAAGGACGCTTTACTATGCGCCCTGCAGTTGCATCAGGATCGCGAGGGGATCCGTGGAGCTGATGTCGATCTACATAGGCGATTGATACAGCAG ATCACAGCGGCATGCTATTCGCTACACGACACATTCGTGGCCAGCTCCGCGGAGGAGAGGTGCGCGCTGATCGCCGCGGACCGCAGCCGCCGCCGCCTGCTGGCCGCGCGGTTGTCGCCCGCACCGCTCACGCCGAGCAGGCCTTACCGACCCGC
- the LOC123872825 gene encoding uncharacterized protein LOC123872825 isoform X3 has protein sequence MYDPWDVKSVRQSNQYMSCMKINGVPLLPPVLSKECRKEMQYYKLLAKEVEKRIQTLRPLITESDTESSDDKTDAPDLPDSEHSYELSQDDVQSSSNANNDKVKAVTTEKCLDDCEISRVQASNTFDNITSNFDTDSTCSKLSSKFVIDLSLSVNETGKNLLDSQNSPADDLPERDCDCPQKETKVLTNSDSNNGFDSTIKDEKLSFSVSINKNILKDPSDAHFNHNGPSSLSSKSFTGSLDDIHMESIKTSQAAPLVRQRSYTVLIPSPMLLAHLEVQSINTGVEVTSISMSESLSNISNTNKKRRSWDLESAKQKWSSMALELKKKNIISNSKSAYSTAKNVSVKPVRKVQSTQPKARSLAQERLKRSPPKSMNRSEPIQKPKKAVSPIRNSHPAQNTVKTPATQTANHKKEMENKKQKPISESEDPATRVRELYEKIQKQQLIQMANLVEKQKKEQMLLQQVFEEQNNLLFTQLKTICPKSPNEVKEAWPDKNSEIPDRGPVSLSQVINHKPQQNTCDSPVLSTLNETNNYLNYCDNILKKSRDITGSIKKQTTKNTNDHEKIHSSNQPPEGSRTRTHSPVRKNTPTSRKLTYETSASSDREYDPILTDRTNDTMADLNVTFPSDHSEECQPFMHNSGHSSGHNTIRGSIMESPLTAPVMAASCRSTDRAIRSMEETIQNSINSMCCRTNKKFVTRPPTAQEITAACYSLHDTFVASSAEERCALIAADRSRRRLLAARLSPAPLTPSRPYRPADVMSHSHSGAFPARAKRLAPSLMTQSNYETFSGDKSVRRYMPSPRRRPWR, from the exons ATGTACGACCCGTGGGATGTGAAATCGGTGAGGCAATCAAACCAATACATGTCTTGTATGAAGATAAATGGGGTGCCACTTCTACCGCCTGTC TTGTCTAAAGAATGCCGTAAAGAGATGcaatattataaactattaGCAAAAGAAGTCGAAAAACGAATACAAACCCTAAGACCATTGATAACCGAGAGTGATACTGAATCCAGCGATGATAAAACTGATGCTCCTGACCTTCCTGACTCTGAACACAGTTATGAACTATCCCAAGATGATGTTCAAAGCAGTTCCAATGCTAATAACGATAAAGTAAAAGCAGTAACTACTGAAAAGTGCCTGGATGATTGTGAAATTAGCAGAGTTCAAGCAAGTAACACTTTTGATAACATCACTTCAAACTTTGATACAGACAGTACATGCTCTAAATTATCGTCCAAGTTTGTGATAGATCTTAGTTTGAGTGTCAATGAAACTGGTAAAAATTTACTTGACAGTCAAAACTCTCCCGCTGATGATTTGCCTGAACGCGATTGTGATTGCCCTCAGAAAGAAACTAAGGTGTTAACTAATTCTGATAGTAATAATGGTTTTGATAGCACTATCAAAGATGAAAAATTAAGCTTCAGTGTCAgcatcaataaaaatattttaaaagatccATCTGATGCACATTTCAACCACAATGGCCCATCATCCCTGAGTTCTAAAAGCTTTACCGGTTCCCTTGACGATATTCACATGGAAAGCATAAAAACATCTCAGGCTGCACCTTTAGTAAGACAAAGATCTTATACAGTTCTGATACCGAGCCCCATGCTCCTTGCTCATTTGGAGGTTCAGTCAATTAACACAGGAGTAGAAGTAACATCCATTTCCATGAGTGAATCTCTATCCAACATTagcaatacaaataaaaaacgaAGAAGTTGGGACCTGGAATCCGCTAAACAGAAATGGTCATCTATGGCTTtagaattaaagaaaaaaaatataataagcaaTTCAAAAAGCGCTTATAGTACTGCTAAAAATGTGTCTGTAAAGCCTGTTAGAAAAGTGCAATCTACACAGCCTAAAGCTAGATCACTGGCACAAGAAAGACTGAAGCGTAGTCCACCCAAAAGTATGAATAGATCAGAACCTATACAGAAGCCAAAGAAAGCTGTGAGTCCCATTCGAAATTCCCATCCTGCTCAAAACACTGTCAAAACTCCTGCTACACAAACGGCAAATCacaaaaaagaaatggaaaataaaaaacaaaagccaATCTCAGAATCTGAAGACCCAGCTACCCGCGTCAGGGAGCTCTATGAGAAAATCCAGAAACAGCAACTAATTCAAATGGCGAATCTAGTAGAAAAACAGAAGAAAGAACAAATGTTGCTGCAGCAGGTTTTTGAGGAGCAGAACAATTTGCTTTTCACCCAACTGAAAACAATCTGTCCCAAATCACCAAATGAAGTAAAAGAAGCATGGCCTGATAAAAACAGTGAAATTCCTGATCGAGGACCCGTGAGTTTGAGCCAAGTGATAAACCATAAGCCACAACAAAATACCTGTGATAGTCCAGTCCTTTCAACCTTAAATGAAACAAATAATTACCTTAATTATTGCGATAACATCCTCAAAAAATCCAGAGACATCACTGGAAGCATAAAGAAGCAAACCACTAAAAACACCAATGATCATGAAAAAATTCATAGTTCAAATCAGCCACCCGAAGGTAGTAGAACAAGAACTCACTCTCCTGTACGAAAGAATACGCCAACTTCGAGAAAACTTACGTATGAGACGAGCGCTTCTTCCGATCGAGAATACGATCCAATCTTGACCGATCGAACGAACGACACGATGGCCGATTTGAATGTTACCTTTCCTTCTGATCATAGCGAGGAATGCCAACCTTTCATGCACAATTCCGGTCATAGCTCGGGCCATAATACCATCCGCGGTTCGATCATGGAGAGTCCTCTGACCGCGCCGGTGATGGCAGCGTCGTGCAGGTCGACAGATAGAGCCATCAGAAGTATGGAGGAGACCATACAGAATTCCATCAATAGCATGTGCTGTAGAACCAACAAGAAATTCGTTACGCGACCGCCTACAGCTCAAGAG ATCACAGCGGCATGCTATTCGCTACACGACACATTCGTGGCCAGCTCCGCGGAGGAGAGGTGCGCGCTGATCGCCGCGGACCGCAGCCGCCGCCGCCTGCTGGCCGCGCGGTTGTCGCCCGCACCGCTCACGCCGAGCAGGCCTTACCGACCCGC
- the LOC123872855 gene encoding protein-S-isoprenylcysteine O-methyltransferase isoform X1, with amino-acid sequence MMRDVSPAAAQAILCFSLSCLVFTVSLFSSSVLGFTSELWALTYWGPGLYFCLLNFVLRYSLKGFTYDVAVRSAFLGSAFATGLYFATFDNSCHIFGLYAMAFSMFHFSEFLSVALTNPRTLTVDSFILNHSVQYWVAAVSSWVEAAVENYFFPGMKTAFWLSRIGVVMCIGGEVMRKLAMFTAKTNFNHHVQTVKSPDHRLVTHGVYRLCRHPSYVGWFYWSIGTQIILLNPICVLIYTLVSWSFFRERIFAEEMFLISFFGSQYLNYQKRVGTGLPFIRGYIPDGTGAW; translated from the exons ATGATGAGAGACGTAAGCCCCGCCGCAGCGCAAGCTATATTGTGTTTTTCACTATCCTGCTTAGTGTTCACCGTATCGCTATTTTCATCGAGTGTTCTCGGATTCACTTCCGAGCTGTGGGCGCTCACATACTGGGGCCCCGGCCTATATTTCTGCCTGTTGAACTTCGTATTACGATACTCTCTAAAAGGCTTCACATATGAT GTAGCAGTCAGATCAGCCTTCCTAGGCTCAGCGTTTGCGACAGGGCTATACTTTGCCACATTTGACAACAGCTGCCACATATTTGGACTATATGCCATGGCATTCTCCATGTTTCACTTCTCGGAGTTCCTGTCAGTGGCCCTGACCAACCCTAGAACCTTGACGGTGGACTCCTTTATACTGAATCATAGTGTACAGTATTGGGTTGCGGCTGTGTCCAGTTGGGTTGAGGCGGCAGTGGAAAATTACTTCTTTCCTG GAATGAAAACTGCATTCTGGCTGTCTCGCATAGGAGTGGTGATGTGTATAGGGGGAGAGGTGATGAGGAAACTGGCCATGTTCACCGCCAAAACCAACTTCAACCATcat GTACAAACGGTGAAGAGTCCTGACCACCGGCTGGTGACGCACGGGGTGTACCGTCTGTGTCGACACCCCAGCTATGTGGGCTGGTTCTACTGGTCCATTGGCACACAG ATAATTCTGCTAAACCCGATCTGCGTGTTAATATACACCTTGGTGTCGTGGTCATTCTTCCGAGAGCGCATCTTCGCAGAGGAAATGTTCCTCATCTCGTTCTTCGGCAGTCAATACCTGAACTACCAGAAGAGGGTGGGCACCGGCCTGCCCTTCATCCGGGGGTACATACCTGACGGCACTGGCGCCTGGTGA
- the LOC123872855 gene encoding protein-S-isoprenylcysteine O-methyltransferase isoform X3, producing the protein MAFSMFHFSEFLSVALTNPRTLTVDSFILNHSVQYWVAAVSSWVEAAVENYFFPGMKTAFWLSRIGVVMCIGGEVMRKLAMFTAKTNFNHHVQTVKSPDHRLVTHGVYRLCRHPSYVGWFYWSIGTQIILLNPICVLIYTLVSWSFFRERIFAEEMFLISFFGSQYLNYQKRVGTGLPFIRGYIPDGTGAW; encoded by the exons ATGGCATTCTCCATGTTTCACTTCTCGGAGTTCCTGTCAGTGGCCCTGACCAACCCTAGAACCTTGACGGTGGACTCCTTTATACTGAATCATAGTGTACAGTATTGGGTTGCGGCTGTGTCCAGTTGGGTTGAGGCGGCAGTGGAAAATTACTTCTTTCCTG GAATGAAAACTGCATTCTGGCTGTCTCGCATAGGAGTGGTGATGTGTATAGGGGGAGAGGTGATGAGGAAACTGGCCATGTTCACCGCCAAAACCAACTTCAACCATcat GTACAAACGGTGAAGAGTCCTGACCACCGGCTGGTGACGCACGGGGTGTACCGTCTGTGTCGACACCCCAGCTATGTGGGCTGGTTCTACTGGTCCATTGGCACACAG ATAATTCTGCTAAACCCGATCTGCGTGTTAATATACACCTTGGTGTCGTGGTCATTCTTCCGAGAGCGCATCTTCGCAGAGGAAATGTTCCTCATCTCGTTCTTCGGCAGTCAATACCTGAACTACCAGAAGAGGGTGGGCACCGGCCTGCCCTTCATCCGGGGGTACATACCTGACGGCACTGGCGCCTGGTGA
- the LOC123872855 gene encoding protein-S-isoprenylcysteine O-methyltransferase isoform X2 yields MVVNLTSVAVRSAFLGSAFATGLYFATFDNSCHIFGLYAMAFSMFHFSEFLSVALTNPRTLTVDSFILNHSVQYWVAAVSSWVEAAVENYFFPGMKTAFWLSRIGVVMCIGGEVMRKLAMFTAKTNFNHHVQTVKSPDHRLVTHGVYRLCRHPSYVGWFYWSIGTQIILLNPICVLIYTLVSWSFFRERIFAEEMFLISFFGSQYLNYQKRVGTGLPFIRGYIPDGTGAW; encoded by the exons atgGTAGTCAATCTAACTTCG GTAGCAGTCAGATCAGCCTTCCTAGGCTCAGCGTTTGCGACAGGGCTATACTTTGCCACATTTGACAACAGCTGCCACATATTTGGACTATATGCCATGGCATTCTCCATGTTTCACTTCTCGGAGTTCCTGTCAGTGGCCCTGACCAACCCTAGAACCTTGACGGTGGACTCCTTTATACTGAATCATAGTGTACAGTATTGGGTTGCGGCTGTGTCCAGTTGGGTTGAGGCGGCAGTGGAAAATTACTTCTTTCCTG GAATGAAAACTGCATTCTGGCTGTCTCGCATAGGAGTGGTGATGTGTATAGGGGGAGAGGTGATGAGGAAACTGGCCATGTTCACCGCCAAAACCAACTTCAACCATcat GTACAAACGGTGAAGAGTCCTGACCACCGGCTGGTGACGCACGGGGTGTACCGTCTGTGTCGACACCCCAGCTATGTGGGCTGGTTCTACTGGTCCATTGGCACACAG ATAATTCTGCTAAACCCGATCTGCGTGTTAATATACACCTTGGTGTCGTGGTCATTCTTCCGAGAGCGCATCTTCGCAGAGGAAATGTTCCTCATCTCGTTCTTCGGCAGTCAATACCTGAACTACCAGAAGAGGGTGGGCACCGGCCTGCCCTTCATCCGGGGGTACATACCTGACGGCACTGGCGCCTGGTGA